The stretch of DNA TGAGAACAAACAGGGTCAAGTCTCAGGAGAAAGAGCTCCAGGGACAGCCGAACCTTTGCTGACAGGAGCACGGGAAGAGCGAAGGTGCGAGAGGTTGGCCTTCTCACACCCATTTTCCTCAGCTCCTTATATCAGCGgggctctgtcttctctgccagTGTCTCAGCCTGTCGGGAGGCCACTGATGTGCCACGTTCCGGAAGGTGAAGTAAGAGAGACACGACCTGCAGTGACAGGCTCTCCAGATCCTCCCCAGTGCCACAGCTGTCCTCTTCCCCGGCGACTGCTGTGTCCCCTGCCCGCCTCCCAGCCCGTCACTAGTCACTCGCTAGTTCCCATCCCCCGTGAGGGTTCTCCCAGTTGTGATTTTACTTCCAACTGCCATTTCCTTCCTGTTTcggctgctttttatttttcagggttGATTTAGGAGTAGGCCTttgctattttatcattttatcctaCTTATTTTTAGAAGTACTGATTATATTAGTAAAATTAGTCTTTGTTTAATATAGGATGTAATTTTCCTCTTGACTTGTTTGTGACAGTGTTTGTGggagagaaattataaaatgtcttttaataggGAGTTATGTAAATGGTTTATAGATGCCCCTTGTACCAAGGACCTTCTTGTCTTTACCTTTACAGCAGGCTGGGATCTCGTAACTCAAAAGCCTGATGGTGACAAACTCAAAATTTAATGCATCCAATTGTTTGAAACATAGTTCCCCAAAAGGAGATTTCTAGCCATTTAGGGCCTCCTTGCTTTGTATACCCAAGCCTCACCCAACATCTGTTAGCCATAGGTAAGATAAATCCTGTGTCTGTAAGGACCCCAAGCTATCCCATCCTTCAGAGTTCTTGGGCTTAGAGTCTCCCCACATGCTGGCCATTGACAACACCTAGACACCCCTTCACCAAATCCGCCCTCTAATCCCTCTGTCCCCACTTCTTGGTGGGAATCTTAGACTCCAAAGTCTTCTGGGGTCAGAGTGGTAATGTCACTGTGTGAAAGGCAATAGAGTATGGTGCAGTTTGGGCTATAGTTATCTGGAAATGATCTGCCCCATATAAGGGGCATATAAAATAACAGCGGGAGGCTATGAGCAGGTAACTGGAGTAAGACTTACCCTCCAGCcataaacaactagaaaactaaACAAACTGTACACGTTTTCATAGATTGGAAAACAGCCCAGAACTGTTATCCCTAaagaagggaaacaaatgaaGTGAGCCATATCATCTTCCTGGAGGCCCTTTCCAGACAGCATTAGAGGGAAGACTATCTTACGCAGAGCAAGCCAGTCTTGTGGAGgtaagggaagagagacaggagcTCCAGAGGGCTGAATTAGCTAGAATTTTGGAGGGAGTGTGCTTGCGAGAAGGAAAATGTCTGGAGAAAGACCTCCAAACATCTCCAAAGGTGTATCCTTGCATAAGGTAGATTTCTAAAATGCCAGGCAAGGGACAACTTGGGGGCAATAAATCAAATAGTTCCCAGAGCCAACAGGGCTGAGACATACCTGAGTCTTGACCAACCAGGTACATTCAGGGCGCTCAGTGGAGAACCCCCAGAGAGGCTAGGCTTTTGTGGGAACCAAACTAACCTCAGAGTGAAGGATATTCTATATCTATCCACCTTAACAAACTTAAAATTCGTAAGATTACCAGGCTGCCTGGTAGAACAAactccaactttcttttaaagactttaaCAAAGTAAAATCTAGCACTgcagaataataataaattactagCTATTTCGAaaagcagaacagaaaaaaaaatcagtcattaaaaacagattaaaaagacAGAGATAATTAAGCTTAGCAGAGAAGCACTCTATTTTTCCCCAACTTgactgagatataattgaaaaaattgtataagtttaaggtatacaatgtaatAATTTAATACACTGTATAtaatgtgaaatgattaccacagtaaggcTAGGGCTTACTTTCCTAAATAGGTTATtgtctgctccctcctcccccaaataaGAATTCTATAAACTATGGGAAATGTATGATAGGCAATAATAGCACCAGCCATGATTTTCAAAACAATAATTCCAGCAAACAGAGTACCAAGAATTTTACGGCCTTAAACCCAAGAATATTTTCCTCACTCGCTCTGTAGTCAGCCTCCTAAACTAACCAGATtcaaacaaaggaagaaaaaagatgaagtcagcatttgtggttttcttttatgtaatcccatttgacaaaattcaacagttCAGATATCCGGGAAACATCCATTTTCCTAACCTCTAAATAACGAGTAACTCGCTCTCACATAACAAAAATGTGTAGTTTTACAAACCGGGGTAGAGCTCCTCAGTGATCAGTATGTACgctttattttctctcctgcAGGCTGGTCGGCTCCACTTACTAGTTCCGCCACTTTAATTTTCCCTCCGTAGCTATTTGTACAAGCGATCCTCctaggttttattttcattcgACGACGTATGCACTATAACAAATACTTCTCCATACCATAAGAAAAGACTCATAGTACAAATtgtaaacaaatgtaaaacaatatattttatttacatttaacattCTTTGAATCAGGGGTCAAAACCAGCAGCCTGAAGATACATTTTTTGGtttccatggatttttttttttttgtccaacaAAATGTTcacaattttttcaaatttcagtgtctttaGGTGGGTTTATAGTCTCCAGTTTGTCATGACCACTCCAATGCTCTTGTTTTATATCCAACATTCATGTACTGTTCATGGTACCTCCTAGCCCATGAGCCACTTGAGTTTGCCAATCGCTGCTGTGTGTGAATAagccaaaattaataaataatttcctCCTATTTCAGAAGACTTTTGACTATCTCCCAAAATTACTTCTAAAATGAGTGATGGACTTTTACGAACACAACTGAATTTTTAACATGTTGGCTTAAATTTTTTGGCAGGCCTTTTGTCAGTAATAGCCACTTctaaatggagaaaatagaatGTGGTATCATTGCTTTGATTTATTTGACTAAATTGTGTTCACAGTCACATTGAGTGGTTTTGCAAAATCAAAGTACTTTATACTTCTATTGTTACTttcaattgtatattttaaaagattatagtgcttaaagaaaatattaataatttatatataactttccagacttccttttaaaaaatctcagaaacctttaaaatattttatagataatttataaattattatttgctATATCATATAAAAATCCACACAGTCTCATTGAATGACAAGGGGAAATTCACAAAAGTGAATTTGAAGTATTAAATCTTCAAAACCACATAGTTTTCTTAACAAAACTGACCTATACTTATGTTAATAACTTTCTATTTAATACTCTGGGAAATAGTTGtgcaatattttcaaatgaatggaaaaattgAGGAACgtgaaaagaaatgttaagtaGTTCCTAAATATCCCATGTTTTTTCATGTGAATGCGGCCTCATAGATCATTTTTATGCTATGTTGTTTACCAGTTGTTTGGATTTATTAGAGCTCTCTTCATCCAAAATAATGGTGAGCTACCTTTGTTTGTATTCATTGCTTTCCTGTCTGACACTACCAGTGTGCTGGTATGATGCTCTGAAAACTTTTTTCTCTAATTCCCATATTTACTCTCAACCCTAGTcaactctgtttttattttgtcttcctttatttgtctaaaaaagataaacaaacattaacttGCGAAGAGAATGGGGAGAATGAATCCACAATGACCTTAAGGACTTTTCCAACTCCAACATTCCTTCAGCAAATCTTAAGAGCTAGTTCATATCATACCATTATGGTTTACTCTAATATGTaccctttaaaattaaaatgacagaattAGCTCAAGTggcaaataatatttaaagtgtttatctcagaggggtgcctgggtggcatagtcaatTAGCATCTGACTCCAACTCAGATCATGGTctgtctcacggtttgtgagttcaagccccttgtagGGCacatactgacagctcagagcctggagactacttaggagtctgtgactccctctctctgcccatctcgtgttctctctctctcccacccctcaaaataaataaacattaaaaattaattacgaataaataactaaataaaatgtttatctgaGATATAATGTAAGAGAGGTATGAAGAGTAAAGCAGCGAGACTGCCCTGAATTAGTTGTTTACAACCTTAGTGGATAATGATCTGGGGAGCATTTAAAATGACTGATACCTTTATCCATCACGCAGAAATTATGATTTAATTTGTTTGGAATGCAGCCTGGACATGAGGTTTCAAACAactctccagatgattctaaaCTACAACCAATATTAAGAACCACCCATCTTAAAGTCTATCTGCAGTTTATCTGTTCTTAACTTTGACTAAACATTAGAATCAACAAgtgtattaaataatatatagccTCCCAGACTCTATTCCCACACATTCTAATTACTCCGTTTGGGGTGGACCCAATATTGTTTTGTTGTCGTGTTGTTCCCTATGTCATGATTTTAATATAGAATCAATGTTAAGTACTATTACTCAAGAATCAAGATGCTTACCATGGCAGCATGAAAAAGGATATACTGTCATACTTCTGTTTTTCTGATGACACACAATGACCCTCATCTGCTAGAAGAGCTCAGTGTCAcaaatttagttttataattaatgtcagtaaattcattttatattaaaaattactcaAAGCGGGGCACctgctagctcagtcagttaagccagggactgatttcctctcaggtcatgatttcaccatgtgtgagttcaagtcccccgtCATGCTCCCTGCTAACAGGaaggagcttgcttaggattctttctgttcttcccctaCTTGTCCTCTCTATGtttcaaaatgagtaaataaacttaaaacatatcaCTCACAGTAACGTAGTGTGTTAGGGCGCACTGGGAACGTTGCACTACTAGATACTCTGCCACTGAGTGGTTTTTAATCTGTTCTTCCTGCAACTTTTGGCCAAATAAGCCATTGCACTTCTATGAGTCAGAGACAGAATTTTCAGTTGTTCTGAGAAAGCCTCTGCTGGCATATGTTACCATACTGGTTAGATTGAAAGTGACTTTGGGTCATTTCTATTAACGCCCAGTTATAAAGCAGTGGGGAAATCCTGAATATACGCAGGAGgcgttaaaagaaaaacacaacctcATCAATTTCTCCATATAACACATGGAAACGAGAATGatcccttttgaatttttaacatgAAGAAAGGTATAAAGAActtgtaactatttttaataatgttgaacatGTAAGTgacaaaattaatagaaaaaatacattgcACTGAGTGCAGAAGGTCACAGCGGTGCATGGAAGGAGAATAAGGGGTGCACAGCAGCCCCTGAATCTTGAGACAAAGCCTCTCTTCCCGCGACTCTCATTGGCGGTGCTCACTTCCTGGAAGAGGCGGCGCCAGGGGCTGAGGTCACGTCACAGACCAGTGACAGGGGCACAAGCCCCATTTGCTCTGAGGGAACTGATGAGCATACTGTCCTGGTCAGCAACTGCAAGCCTGATGGGAACACAGTGCAGATGCTGCGAGACATGGCCTACAGCTTGTGAACCCATTTCATCAGGGCCACATGCGTATCCAGCGCTAGCCATCCCACGTCATGCTGCAGCGCAGCCAAGATCATGTCCGCGCTCTCCTTCCACACCATGAGGTATAAACAGGAAGACCCAGGACACCCTGACAACGACTGATTCATTCTCTCAAAGGGCCATGCTGCTCCAGTCCTCTCTGCCACTTGGGCAGAGGTGGGCAACATCAGCGAATCTGACTTGCTGAGCCTGAGGCTGATTCACTGTGACTCGGCCGGACATCCCACCTCAAGAGTGCCGTTTGTTGATATGGCAACAGGATCACTGGGGCAAGGATTAGATGCTGTGTGTGGAATGACTTATACTGGCAAGTACTTGGACAAAGCCAGCTACCAGGTGTTCTGCTTTCTAGGGGATGGCGAATCCTCAGAAGGCTTTGGGGAGGTTTTGGACTGTGCTTCTCACATTGTACAATTTAGACAATCTGGTGGCAGTCTTAGACGTGAACCGCTTAGGACAAAGTGGAGTCACACTTCTTAGGCACCGCACAGACATCTATCAGAATTGCTGTGAAGTCTTTGGGTGGAATACTTACCTAGTGGATGTCTATGATGTGGAGGGGTTATGCCAAGAGTTTTGGCAAACgactgaaagaaaaacaagccCACTGCCATAGTTGCAAAGACCTTCAAGGGCCAGGGTATTCCAAATATTGAGGATGCGGAAAATTGGCATGGAAAGCCAATGCCAAAAGAAAGAGTAGATGCAATCATCGAATTAATTGAGAGTCAGATACAGACCAACAGGAATCTCATACCAAAACCTCCCATTGAAGACTCACCTCAAATCAGCATCAGGAATAGAAAAATGACCTGTCTGCCTGGTTGTGTACTTGGCTACAAGTTAGCTACAGGAAAGCATCTGGTTTGGCTTTGGCGAAACTAGGCCATGCAAATGAAAGAGTTATTGTTCCGGATGTAACACAAAAAACTCCACCTTTTCCAAGATATTCAATAAAGAGCACCCTGAGCATTCTATTGAGTGTTTTATTGCTGAACAAAACATGATGGGTGTGACAGTAGTCTATGTCACATGTGGTTGAACCATTGCTTTGGTAGTACCTTTGCTGCCTTTTTGACCAGAGCATTCGATCAGATAAGGATGGGAGCCATATCTCAAACCAAAATCAATCTCATTGGTTCCCCCGTGGGGTATCCATTGATAAAGATAGACCCCCCCCCCGCCGATGGCCCTGGAAGATCTAGCCATGTTCTGAAGTATTCCCAACTGTACCAGTTTCTATCCAAGTGATGCCATTTCCACAGAGCATGCTCTTTATCTGGCTGCCAATACCAAAGGAATGTGCTTCATTCAGACCAGCCAACCAGAAACTTCAGTTATTTATACCCCACAAGAAAATTTTGAGATAGGACAGGCCAAGGTCATCCACCAGAGTGTCAGTGACAAAGTCACAGTTATTGGAGCTGGAGTTACTCTGCATCAAGCCTTAGCAGCTGCTGACAGTCTTTCTCAACAAGGTATTTCTATCCATGTCATTGACCAATTTACCATTAAACCCTTGGATGCTGCCAACATCATCTCCAATGCCAAATCTACAGGCGGCCGGATTATCACAGTGGAGGATCACCAACAGGAAGGTGGCATTGGAGAAGCTGTATGTGGAGCTGCGTCTGGGGAGCCTGACACCCTTGTTCATCAGCCGGCAGTGTCAAAAGTGCCTCAAAGTGGAAAACCTGGCGAATTGCTGGATAAGTTTGGTATCAGTGCCAGACACATCATAGCAgctgtgaaaaatattttaatgaactaGCAGCTGATTTCTTAAGTCTGTTGGCTGGCTTTGCTTTTATCTTAAAACACTGGCATCTTTATATTACATTCATGATTCTTGTTACCAAACCATCATTTATATCTATGCCATTGtgctttttttaagagagagacactgaaCACTTTTCTTCATTCCTAATTCTTTCTGTTAAACTGACACTATATATACAGATGTTGCTCTCATTTTTTAATCGTTAAAGTAGGTTATAGCATTTTGAGTAAcagaataacaaacaaaacaaccacctCAAAGTTTTCTGGAAGACTACAAATATCTGGATTGATAATCAACATAGAGGTAACAGTTCTGCAAATGTGTACAATTTCCttgtcaggaaaaacaaaaataaaaaataaaaaacaaaaaaaccctgaatttaATTGTACACTTCAGTAGTCCAGGTTTTGAAGCAAGTTCTAGCTTTTATGGAATGTTATTCTATCTGAAGCTTCCTGGACAATGTTTGACTGCAATTGCCTGAAATTTCCTCTGATGTCTGCCTCATCTTTCATCTACCATTTAGAAGCTGTGGAGTGCACTAAATGCTCGTGTGATGTACTGGACTGCATGTGGTGACTGTTCCACAAAGAGATGAAAGCATAACTCGTTCTAGTCTGCATCCCACACTGTTCTGTGAGGTTTCAGAAAGGTTTAATTTTCCCTAACTTGATTATATTCATCTAAGGATACTAACATCAATGCCATAAAGTACTGAAAAACCAGCAGCTTTATTTAGGCACCATGCATGTGTGATTTGGCTTCTCCTTGGTATTCTGTCTaaatcagaaggagaaagaagcatATCCCCCAATAGGAAACCTGGAAGAAGATCCAAGCTGTAGGTAGCTCACCAGAGCACAATGTGTGGACTAAAATGCCATCTCTTAAGTAGGCCCCTTACTATTagctataaaaacataaattatttggttggaatataagaaaaaagtagCAGTCAGATAAACTCAAGGGAAACCTGAGGTCCAAAACTGAAATTAAAGTCACTTTGGTATATCaggtaattttacatttttaatgctttcacTAAGAGCCCTCAATAAGTTCTTTGGGGACATCACCACTTTGTGTCAGGAATTGTTCTAGAAGGTAGGGTAgcgataaaaaaaaatactaacctGGGAATCAGAGAGATCTGGGGCTGCCTATTTTCCTGGTGCCTTTTTTCTTTGAGCATGTCCTGGTTTCTTCTTTTGGAAATTGATCATGATAATTGCTCCGTTTATTTCAtaggatttaaaaattactttgtaaaattaaaaagttgcTATAAGATCACTGTAGAAATTTAGAAACTACaaatgaggggggggggggaaattaCCTCATTTATTTCACTAAAACCAAAATCCATTTGGTTGTACTTCCCACATGGAATCTATAACTGGATCTTCCATCTAGTCATTCCGATATAGTAATTAATGTCAGTCAAACATAAAAATCTGTGAATGGGGTACTACTGAAAAATAGTCTCCATctctaattttttcaaaatttagagATAACACTGATTCTGacacacaacaaaataaattgcTAATGCAAAATTGCTTGTTATAATTTGCAGATACTAAGAAGGAGCTTCAGTTTTTATGGCTTAAACATAACTGTGGGATGCAAAATGATCTGTTTCCAACTTTACGTGCATAAACACACCTTTAATAATGACAATAGATCAGAGTTTTTTTGTgggattttgggggggggggtttgttttgttttgttttgttttgttttttataataactAATGGGATCCCAGAGACTaccagaaatatttctttataagaAGACAGGGAAAGCTTTGTGAATCTTTCCTATTACTTGCAAATAATAGGAGGTAGTGGCTGATATTTAGTTATCCACGCTTACCGAACTGTACAGGAACTACTACATTCTACAGGGCGCAGTCAGAGAGGGTCTGGTTTTGGGGGGTTGAGAAGTATTGGTGGACATTACTATCACGATATTTAAGGAGGTCATGCAATATTTTTGTGATGGGGGAAGCTGTTTTAATAAGTGAAAATGACTTGAAGTGTTATGAAATTAGTTAGAAATATGTTATAATGGAAAGAGACAAAGGCAGTTTCAAAGGAATACagatgaggggtacctgggtggctcagttggtgaagcatctgactcttgattttgactcaggtcgtgacctcagttgtgggtttgagccccacatcagagtccacactggcagcgtggagcctgcctgggatccacTCTCTATACCTtgttttctgcccttctcccatttgcGCACATacccactctctcaaaagaaataaagttaaaaaaaagaatacagaggaTAATAGTTAATGAAAAAATGAACCATTTTATGATTACATACACAAGAGTTGAGTCACCTTAATCAAACCAGTTATAAGATGAAacataattcttaatatttttatgtaatataaatttaatataatatttaaatatttttatatcaagtACATTGAATAAAAAGGATTTATGATGAAATtctaacaaaattttatttttgtttccctctaCCCCTTTAGAAAGTATTCAGTGTGGGTAAATTCACTGTGGCTCTGAGTGGAAAGTTGTACAGATCAGATGATATCCTTGTCCATGTTTAGGGATcatcattttaaattctaaaaatccAATCAGTATTCagtgattaaaatatattcagattaaTTTATTAAGCagtgcttaatttttcttttgcttcatttcacCCAAGCAGAGGGCCATAGTTAGCAGCTGCTCACCCTCAGGGAAAGGCGTATTACTGTCTTTGCTTagtttcctctcccctttcccttctcccagcctcGTCAACTGCTAGCTAAAGTTTAAAAACGTGAGGGGAGAAGTGCCTCTTATTTGGCTGGAAGGCTGTGTTTCCAGAGTTTGGAAAGTGGTTAAGTCTGATGCAACTTTGCACATGTACCTTTATTTCACATGCGCAAGTATTCTGAAATTTCGACATTCTTCTCACTATATCATAAGTTGGAATCAGTGCAAGCCATTAAACCGAAATCtaacaaatacacatttacttgcaagaaagcaaaaaaagcaGTCATGCAGTGTGTTGTTGTGAGCTAAGCTCTTTATTGTAAGGCAATGTTACAAGCCCAGTGGCTATATGTTTGCTCCAAGTTAGGCATGAGTAAGAgtgaagtattttaaattttaattttaggaagaGTGTGTACAAGCagtggggagagacaaagagagaattcacATATAACACATCATCACAAGAATTCCCTGTTGAATTTTTCCCAAATGACAGTTTTGTGAATTAAAATGACTGTCAGAtgataagaaatttaaattttaaagcaactATGTAATTAATCTGGCAACTTAACTTTATAACTCAAACATAGCAAAACAATTTTGAGGTAAAACGttctaataatttaaatttatgatgTGGgggtatatatactatataagtATGCCCACATTATAAATTtgtgatctctttctttctttaacgCCTCTTCCAAGATCAATCAAAAGCagtaatccatttaaaaattaggaaatgagCAGAGAACAGCAAggtggtggagaagtagggagctctgtacgTTTCACCCACTTGTGTCTATCaatctaagaaggactgaagccataataCTCTGatccacaagagtctgggaggaaaagagacagagtc from Suricata suricatta isolate VVHF042 chromosome 1, meerkat_22Aug2017_6uvM2_HiC, whole genome shotgun sequence encodes:
- the TKTL2 gene encoding LOW QUALITY PROTEIN: transketolase-like protein 2 (The sequence of the model RefSeq protein was modified relative to this genomic sequence to represent the inferred CDS: inserted 6 bases in 5 codons; deleted 1 base in 1 codon; substituted 3 bases at 3 genomic stop codons) is translated as MSALSFHTMRYKQEDPGHPDNDXFILSKRVPFVDMATGSLGQGLDAVCGMTYTGKYLDKASYQVFCFLGDGESSEGFGEVLDCASHLYNLDNLVAVLDVNRLGQSGVTLLRHRTDIYQNCCEVFGWNTYLVDVYDVEGLCQEFWQTTEXKNKPTAIVAKTFKGQGIPNIEDAENWHGKPMPKERVDAIIELIESQIQTNRNLIPKPPIEDSPQISIRNRKMTCLPGCVLGYKLAXRKASGLALAKLGHANERVIVPDXNTKNSTFSKIFNKEHPEHSIECFIAEQNMMGVTVVYVTCGXTIXFGSTFAAFLTRAFDQIRMGAISQTKINLIGSPVGYPLIKIDPPPAXMALEDLAMFXSIPNCTSFYPSDAISTEHALYLAANTKGMCFIQTSQPETSVIYTPQENFEIGQAKVIHQSVSDKVTVIGAGVTLHQALAAADSLSQQGISIHVIDQFTIKPLDAANIISNAKSTGGRIITVEDHQQEGGIGEAVCGAASGEPDTLVHQPAVSKVPQSGKPGELLDKFGISARHIIAAVKNILMN